The genomic stretch GCCGTGGCCCTGCCGTCCAGGGCCCGCTGCGCCGCCGTGTAGGGCGCGATGCGCGCGATAGCGGGCGCCGCCTCGTCGGCCTGGCGGAAGAGGACGACCTTGTTGGGCACGAACGCCTCGCGAACCGCCTTGAGCATCGCGCGCGTGTCGTCGGCGCCCGGGCGCCCGACGATGACCACCTCGTGCGACGGCCCCACCGCGAAGTCCACGGCGCACAGGAACTGGGTGAACGCCGAGGGCATGCGCGCCACGTCGCCCGCGAAGGCCCGCCCGATCGCCGCCGCGCGCTCCTCGAGCGCCGCGTCGCCCGCGATGCGCGCGAGGCGCAGCAGGTTGAGCATGGCCACCGAGTTGGCCGAGGGCACGGCGCCGTCGTAGACCTCTTTCTGCCGGAAGAGCAGCTTCTCGCCGTCGTCGGCGGTGAAGAACAGGCCGCCGTCTGCTGCGTCCCAGTAGTGCTCGAGAAGCAGGCGGTTCAGGCCGAGCGCCGTCTCGATGTGCGCGGCGTCGAACGTGATCTCGTAGAGCTCGAGCAGGCCCCACACCAGGAACGCATAGTCGTCGGCGTGGGCGGGCGCGGCCGAGGGCGTGCCCTCGCGCCAGGCGTGGCGCAGGCGGCCGTCGGGGCGGCGCAACTCGCGAAGCACGAAGGCCGCGGCCCGCTCGGCGGCCTCGGCGTACCGCGGCTCGTCGAAGGCCTGCGCCGCGCGGGCCAAGGCCGCGATCATCAGCCCGTTCCAGTCGGCGAGCACCTTGTCGTCCCTGTGGGGGCGGACGCGCCTTTCGCGCGCGGCGAAGAGCTTCTGGCGAATCGCCTCGACGCGTTCGCGCCGCTCGGGCGGCACGGGCGCCGCGAGATGCGGGATGTTCAGGCCCGTGCGCACGCCGTGCGCCTGGTCTACGAAGTTGCCCTCGGGCTCCAGGCGGAAGAGCTGGATCGCCAGATCGCCGTCCTCGGGGCCGAGCAGGGCCGACACCTCGGGCACCGACCAGAGGTAGAACTTGCCCTCCTCGCCCTCGGAGTCGGCGTCCTCGGCCGAGTAGAAGCCGCCCTCGGGCGCCGCGAGGTCGCGCAGCACGTAGGCCAGGATGTCGCGGGCCGTGTCGCGGAACTCGAGGCTGCCCGTGGCCTGGAACGCCTCGGTGCAGGCGATGGCCAGCAGCGCCTGATCGTAGAGCATCTTCTCGAAGTGCGGCAGCAGCCAGCGGGCGTCGGTCGAGTAGCGGTGGAAGCCGAAGCCCACGTGGTCCCAGAGGCCCCCGAGTCGCATGGCCCGAAGGGTCTTCACGGCCATGTCGAGCGAGGCGGCGTGCCCCGTGCGCCGCCAGTGGCGCAGCAGGAAGAAGAGGTTGTGCGGCGTGGGGAACTTGGGCGCGTCGCTGAAACCCCCGTGCTCGGGGTCGTAGCGGGCCGCGAGCTGCTCGGCCGCCTCGTCGAGGGCGGCCGCGCCCACGTCGCCCCCGGCCGGCGGCCGCGGGCGCGCGGCCAGGGCGGCGGCGATTTGCTCGGCCGACTTCACCACGTCGCCGCGCCGCGTCTGCCACGTCTCCCGGATCCTCGGCACCAGCTCGACCAGGCCCATGCGGCCGAAGCGCGACTCCTTGGGAAAGTATGTGCCGGCGAAGAACGGCTTCTTGTCGGGCGTCATCACGATCGTCAGCGGCCAGCCGCCGCTGCCCGTGAGCGCCTGGCACACGGCCATATACACGCCGTCCACGTCGGGACGCTCCTCGCGGTCCACCTTGATGCACACGAAGGCGTCGTTGAGCAGCCG from Planctomycetota bacterium encodes the following:
- a CDS encoding thioredoxin domain-containing protein, producing MNHADRAHKNRLATEQSPYLLQHASNPVDWYPWGDEAFALARRLDKPVFLSIGYSTCHWCHVMAHESFEDPEVARLLNDAFVCIKVDREERPDVDGVYMAVCQALTGSGGWPLTIVMTPDKKPFFAGTYFPKESRFGRMGLVELVPRIRETWQTRRGDVVKSAEQIAAALAARPRPPAGGDVGAAALDEAAEQLAARYDPEHGGFSDAPKFPTPHNLFFLLRHWRRTGHAASLDMAVKTLRAMRLGGLWDHVGFGFHRYSTDARWLLPHFEKMLYDQALLAIACTEAFQATGSLEFRDTARDILAYVLRDLAAPEGGFYSAEDADSEGEEGKFYLWSVPEVSALLGPEDGDLAIQLFRLEPEGNFVDQAHGVRTGLNIPHLAAPVPPERRERVEAIRQKLFAARERRVRPHRDDKVLADWNGLMIAALARAAQAFDEPRYAEAAERAAAFVLRELRRPDGRLRHAWREGTPSAAPAHADDYAFLVWGLLELYEITFDAAHIETALGLNRLLLEHYWDAADGGLFFTADDGEKLLFRQKEVYDGAVPSANSVAMLNLLRLARIAGDAALEERAAAIGRAFAGDVARMPSAFTQFLCAVDFAVGPSHEVVIVGRPGADDTRAMLKAVREAFVPNKVVLFRQADEAAPAIARIAPYTAAQRALDGRATAYVCQGGACQAPVTAPAAMLAALGVSPR